Part of the Anopheles coluzzii chromosome 3, AcolN3, whole genome shotgun sequence genome is shown below.
TCGTGTGGACGAGTGCCAAAGAATCTCGAATTGTGGCATCGTAGATATGGACATCTCAGTGCGAAAAATCTTCAGGTGTTAATCGGAAATGACATGGTTTGCGGATTAAATGCGAAAGTTTCACAATCGGGTGGCGATTTCGTGTGTGAGCCGTGTCTCATCGGGAAACAAACGCGTAAACCCTTTTCCGCGCGCGAGGGTCGACAATCGTCGCGAGTGCTCGAATTGATTCATTCGGACGTATGTGGCCCGGTTACGCCAGAAGGGCTAGAAGGCGAAAAGTATTTTGTTACTTTTGTCGACGACTGGAGTCGGTTTACGATGGTGTTTCTGATGCGGTCAAAGGAAGAAGTATTCGACAACTTCCGTAAGTATGAAGCGCTGGTAAACGCAAAGTTTGGTTCATGTATTTCTCGCCTGCGTTGTGATAATGGAGGAGAATACATCAGTCGCGAATTTAGGAGTTTTTTGCGAGCGAAAAGGAATCCAGATCGAGTGGACAGTTCCCTACACTCCTGAACAAAACGGCGTGAGCGAGCGCATGAACAGAACTCTCGTCGAGAAAGTTCGATCCATGTTAGAGGACCGCAGCATCAGCAAAGTATTTTGGGGAGTTGCCATAGAGACGGCAGCGTTTTTGACCAACCGCAGTCCTGCCAGTGCGCTTGATCAGCGTAAGACACCGTTTGAAATGTGGGAGGGAAGAAAACCAAATGTCCGAAGCTTGCGAGCTTTTGGATCAACTGTGTTTGTCCACATTCCAAAGGAGCGAAGGAAGAAGCTAGACGCAAAATCCTGGAAAGGGGTTTTTGTAGGGTATGCTCGTAATGGTTATCGAGTATGGAACCCTAATCGCAAGGAGATCGTCGTAGCTCGAGATGTGGTCTTCCTAGAAGGTGAAACAACAACTATTTCGAAAGATAGTCCGAAGCCTAGCTGCAGTCCCGATGTGTTCCCGATTCGTAGAGTGCGATACGAATCCGAAAGTGAGTCCGAGGCAGAAAGTAACGACGAGGATGTTCCCGATGATTCAGGCGGCGTCTCGGAGGCATCAGGCGTTGTACATGATGCAGAGACAAACGATGCGGATGGGGATGAGACCTTTGACAGCTGTGCAGACAGAATTGATCCTGGAGAGGGTTCAGATGAATCTGAAGACGAAATGGTCGAAGTTCGGAAATCGGAACGAGACCGAAAGCATCCCAGCTGGCAAGCGGACTATGACATGGGATATACTGGTTATGCCATGAATGCAACTGCATTTGTGGATAATCTTCCGAGCTCGCTGGTTGAGATGAGCAAACGTCCTGATTGGAATCTATGGGAAACAGCTATTCGCGAAGAAGTGGATTCTCTAGAGCGAAATGAAACGTGGACAGTAGTGAAACTTCCTAAAGGGCGTGTACCTATCACATGCAAATGGCTTttcaaaataaagcaaaacgaGGCAAATGGTGAGCAGCGTTACAAGGCGAGACTTGTGGCACGTGGATTCAGCCAGAAAGCAGGTTTTGACTATGGCGAAACCTATTCGCCAGTTGCGCGTCTTAATACTGTGCGAACAGTATTGAGTATCGCTAATGACCAAATGATGATAATTCATCAGATGGACGTCAAGACGGCCTTCCTAAATGGGAAACTGGAAGAGGAGATCTTTATGATTCCACCAGAAGGATTCGAGATAGGTAAGAATCTTGTATGTCGTCTTAACCGTTCTTTGTATGGTCTCAAGCAGGCATCGCGAGCTTGGAATACAAGATTCCATAGTTTCGTACAGCGTCTAGGATTTACCAGAAGCTTGAGTGATCCGTGTCTTTATGTGAAGGGTTCCAAAAGCAGCCAGGTTATCCTAGTTCTGTACGTGGACGACTTACTTGTTGTCGGTCGTCAGCTGAAGCAAATAGAAGCCGTCAAGAAATGTTTTTCGAAGGAATTCGAAATGACGGACATCGGAGAGGTACGCACATTTCTCGGTATGAGAATTGAACGAGACATTAAAGAGAGAATCCTTCGCATCAGCCAGAGGGGATTTCTAGAGAACCTGCTTCGTCGCTTCAACATGCTTGAGTGCAAACCAGCATCTACACCGATGGAGTGTCGCCTGCACTTAAAAAGAGGAGAAGAAGCTGAGCGTACTGAGAAACCTTACCGAGAGTTGGTTGGCTGTCTCACGTACGTAACTCTAACTTCAAGACCTGACCTATGTGCCGCGGTAAACTACATGAGTCAGTTTCAAAGCTGTCCAACGGAACTGCATTGGACACATGCCAAACGGATACTGCGGTACATTAAAGGAACGCTGGATTTGGCTTTGGTGTTTTCAGCGAAGGATCCGGTACCAGTACTGGAAGCATTTGCCGATGCAGATTGGGCAAACGATCTGGTGGATAGACGCTCTATCACTGGATACGTCTTCCGAGTATGCGGCGGTGCCATCAGTTGGTTGACTAAGAAGCAGTCCACCATATCGTTGTCTTCGACGGAAGCGGAGCTCGTGGCCTTGAGCACCGCTGTTTGCCATGGAGTTTGGCTGGTTCGTTTACTGAAGGAGCTTTCCATGGAACCGGAGGGTCCGGTGGTCTACTACGAAGACAACCAGTCGACGATAAGGGTTGTCGAGGAGGAGCGAGATACAGCGCGCTTGAAGCATGTCGATGTTCGACATCGATTCATCCGTGAAGAGATTCAGCGGGGGCGTGTTGCTGTTCGTTATGTCCCGACCGGTGAACAAGTTGCAGACATGATGACCAAGGGCTTGTCATCCGGTGTGTTCCAGAAGCATCGAGCCAAACTGGGGTTGGCACCTTCCGGATATTGAGCGGGGGTGTTAGGATTGACAATATCCTACACTTCGATCCTTTAACCCGACTCCATAAACCTGCAACCAACCGGACTTCAAACTGACAGAAGTGTGTGTCCGCGCTTTTCGTAGCGTCacgttctgtctctttctaaCCTTTTCTTTTGTATTCTGTATTCGACTCATTAACCTAACTACGTGAAGTGTGAAATAAAAAGCTTGAACTAATATTCTAATTCTTTTCCATCAATCTTattaaaacatacacaagagcgacaaaaagctccaacatctgaatatcaacgatattttgtttaagaagcactaactaggtacataaatcaattagaatcatgcattttagcattattatcataacaatgggtcacaactgcgccaaatagctgtttgtttacgctttttcacgaacgtcaaattttgtcaacttttgtcaactttttttcctggctgctccaggtcacaacattttgacaaaagctcaaaaaagtgacaaaagctcacattttgacaaatttgtcagcattttgtcactcccgtggcctttcgcttaataatggaatattttaattttttttttgaataactAAGTTTGTCGGGCCAGCTAGTCGCAATATAAATCGAAacagcgtttgacagcacttGCGATAAAATCGACGTGCAAATGGTTCACAtcggagtttagtatttaaacaatcgtatcgccgttctagttctagcgatgcataacttcaatccGAAACTATACACAAGTACAGAACGAATGAGAAAGCTCCCCAAGCGAGGAAACCTCCGTTGTGTGGCTAttccaccaacagatggcgccactagctttttgctattttttataaTACATTAGTCGTTTGCTGTCTGCTAAATAAAAACTTTTTAGATATCTTCTAGGTTGAGCCGTTTAGAatccgtttagtggtcgtttagtggatttgtgccACTTAAGTACaatcatgagcgacgaatgtttttTGACGAATGAGTTCACCGGTACGGCTGATTCTCAGATTATAAATTCTACGACAATCGCTGATATTGCATTCTGCGTTAATGGATTGACGACCCCAACGGGCCCCAACAATCATCGGTCACAGACCCTACTACAATAATTGCTGACCGGgagaggggagggaggggacGAGGTGTAAATGATTCGCCATCCTCGGAGCCCCAATATCCAATCTTTCGTGGGCCCTAGTAGCTAGTGCTCTGTCTACTTTTATACATACTGCAGACTACAGACTAGCGATCTACGGGTCCCAACATCGGCGGGGCTCCAGGCGACCTACCGTTAGAGCTACCGTTGGTTGAATACTAAATGTTTTATATCTTTCTAGCCTATCTGAACATTACATTGACTTTCAACCTCAATAATTCGTGAACCCCTTATGTTTGACAGTCCCTTTGGCTCACAAATAAGAGAGAGTTTACTGTATTgacaaagaagaaacaaaaaaaaaacactattgCTCTGATACATGAAATCATTTTATCAATATACGTATCGTTGCATAGGTCGTTACAATTTTTATGGGATCTGCTTGATCGTTTGACTAAAATAATTCACTGTGTAAAAATGTCGATTGATGGCTACTGGCAAATGCGTTTTTCTTATACATGCTCTTAAAAACGCACCATGATGCGTGATGATTTGAGTGAATAATGGAACCCTTTGAACGAGTTCCAGCACATAGATATTGCGTATTGCGTCGTTGGACCTTTCGTGTACTTTCCATTAAGGTTCGATAGATGACAGTTGTCGTACCACCAACCTCCAAAGTACAGCAAGGCACAATTGCTATCAGATTTATCGTTATCCATGTCGCGCGTAGTAAACTTGGACCCCACATTACGCGACAGCGAATCTCCCGCAGTTCCACTAAACGATCCTAAGCTTTTCAGGGAATACATTTCCGCTTTATTGCCTAGCTTAAACGTGGCATACCGGGCTACTGCTTTGTTGTTCTCGAAGTCCTCCATCAGAAAGGCTATCTCACGCGGCTTTTCTGCAGTAAGCTGGAAATGACGATGGAAAGGATTAGTTTATTCATGATGAAGGCTTTGAATAGTTCCTTCAAATGTACCTGATATATTTTCTCATTTCCCAGCCAAAACTCTCCATCGAGTGTTCCAAATCCGCTTTCGTAGTCCGTCCAGTTGCGGAAGAAATCTTCCGAACCATTGAAACGATACTGAATCACAACCCAACCACCTTTATCGTATTCTGCATCACACAACACTTCCGTTGAAACGTTAGACAGTAGTTTTAAACTGTAGATTCCCGTTTTTGGTGCCTCAGAGCATGAAGATATTTGATCTGTGAAATGGTATAAAGCTAATGCTCATAAGCTCATAAGCTAAATGAGATGAGAACATGTACCTGGTTTGGTGAGCTTTTCGGCTGTTGGCGGTAACGGTTCTGTGACGGGCGGTGCTGCTTTAATTTCAATCAACACATTCCCTCTAAACTGATCCTGAAGAAGCTGCTGCAAACTGCAAGAACTAGTCGATGAGACAGCGTTTGAAGATGTCCCAGGAGACGGGCCAGCAATAGCTGAGGCTTGTGCAGCTGCAGAGGCTGCCGAAGCTGCTGAGGCTGCAGTGGAGGTGATCATAGGTTCTGTAGCTTTCACTGTTGTTAGCCCTGAAGCAGCTGTCTGTCGAAAAGATTCCATTTCCATCTTCATTACACGAAGCCGCATTTCCATTTGCATTGCATTCCACATGACTTCTTTTGTGAAGGAAGAAAATTCTCCAATACTGAAATCAAAACAGTGATTTGCAGTCCTTtataaacattttcatttccacCCTAACCTTTTCTTCATATTTTCAATCTCTGCATCCAGCTTCGACAAGAAGCTCTCACTACGTCTCAAACAACTCTCATCACAAAGCACCGGAGTTagcaaaacgcacaaaaaacacaatccCACCCTTAGCTCCATGTTGGGTAGAAATAATACGAACAGAACCGGATCCCTGCACGACTGGTAATGAACTGATCGCTCAGCTAACGTTGAAGATCAGTTTTATTTGTGAGCGAGTATTGGAATTCCCTTGCTGGCAATAATCTGCaataagaaagaaaacagTTCCGTTGACCTTGGAGCAGGGAGGTTAACACGGGTTATGCTTGCTTCTTTAGGTCAGTCACACGCACCGTCTCAACATTTTGGTCACATCAAGAGGTTTGcaactctttttttgtttgtttgcacgaGTGAGCGCTGCGCTTGAGTTGCAGTCTAATCAGTAAACGCTTAGAATGAATCAGTTTCAGAGGTATCAACCACGAACTTGGCATTAATTGTGTTTACTTTATGCAAGTGTAATTATGAAATGGTAGTTAACTAATGATTAAACAGGGGTTAAGATTGTTTGTGATACTTTTACTTGACAATATTTTTGATTGCAATTTACCAAGCAGTGCTATTTTACATGTTTACAAAGAGCGTGTAAATGACAGTTTATATAGCATGAGATAAAAAGTAGTGAAAGATATTCTCAACATATGTTTCTTCTTCCATAACATATGTTAAATATAGTGTTGCTAAAATCTGCGTTGTGAAGAAATCGATCAATCGGACATCTTTTATCTCACGTGTCTTGCTCTTATAACTAGATTCAAGATACACTTGAAAATTGAAACAGTAAAATTAATCGAAATCGCATCACATCAGTGTAAGATCTTTGATGCATCAATTGATTACAATTCGTCAAACTCAGCTGCTCTGATTGTCGTCGAACATGATGATAATCAATAACTCTATTTGAATTGAAACATAATATAGAACAAAGCGTAAGAACATTCGAAAATATAACTAACATTAGGGTAAGAGTAAATACCGTCGCCTGTGTGCAAAACACATGAATGTAATATGATAATTAActacattttgtttgattcgaTAAACAATTATTGAATTACTCAAGTAAGTTGCCTTCAAGCAAAAGttctaaataaataatagcAGTCTACAATTTCCTATGCCGGTGACGGTTGATCTTTACAAGTTCGGCTTTAGTTGCAGCGATAAAATTACCATTTCTCATTACCATCCCAGTCTTCGCTTGAAACTGgaacaacaaacaattttcTATCGCATTGCCTCAgtttgaaattgatttgaaagGTTTGACAACTATCTAAAAGATGACGCTACAGAACGTAGCTGGCAAAATGTGATCGGAAAAGTTGCGATGCGtacgaaaatgaaatgaacaaaaatgcaGTTCAGCAGTTctagaattttaaaatattcctGCTAAATTTTTAAGTACTGATAACAACATGGAAGTTTCTGAGTTTATATTACACAAGCAACTAACCCTTGCTCAAGTAACCCATATGTAACTAACCCATGGCGATGGGTGGAAaggaataaataaaagaagtgCCTAATATTCTCAACTACTGTTCGGATTTCCTTTTAAAAATTTGCACTAATTCTGTAGTTTTGTTCTAACAGACTGTTCTGAACCGGAAGCTTCCTATTTTTTTCTCATCTTCATTAGTTATTTATAATGTACAGTAGATAAAGAATAAGAAGTGGTCAGATAACAGTTATCCCGAAACAAATTAGAGCCAATTGATGTCGAATAAACGAAATGTCTATGATTAGGCAAGAGCTAATTTCTGAGCCGATATAACCTATCctgttttttaattttttttttaaatctaagGTTTCAACAACTATCTAAACCATACTATGTTACAATCACAAATACAGTCTgctcccgagttacgcggttatCGGGTTCCCGAGGAATCTACGCAAttcgaatatccgcgtaagtcgaatttcacggCTTTCGGCCAAAATACAATTAAATAATTGGTATGTATGATTAAATTTAGTAGCTGTGTACACTTTATCAGTTATTTGATACAATTCGTGCTGACAATTCTGATTCTTTTAACTTTTATgtggattaaatttattagcaaaaatgcaatttatactgcaTTGGACAGTTCTTGAAgtaaattgtactgatttgacgtTTAATCTGTTAAATtgagaaaaccgcgtatctccgaatccgcgtattccgagaaccgcgtaactcggcaACAGACAGTATATTaatgttgaaacaaaaatatggaaaCTGGTATAAAAAATAGACACACGCAATTTGATAGAGATTGGCTCAAAAATTAAGTTGCGAGATTAGGTTTGAGGTCCAAAGTCAATGTTAAATCATCTGCTGATGCGGGGACAATTTcttaattgaataaataaataaataattaaataattaaataattaatgaaataaatcgACAATTCAAACGATATATAACGTATGGTCAAGGATAAGGATTGACTTTTAGCCAGGAACAGTAATGAGTCAGAAAGTGAGGAGAGAATTGGAATCTTAATAGTGTACCTAACTGTTGATAGGTAATTCCTTGGGTACAACATTAAGTTTATTCTCTAGTTACCTTTTGTGGATTTTTATCTCTTATTAATCTTAATCAGTTATTGATGTTGTGGATTGGTCAGAATGGTACCATCCAGGATCCATTCCGTCTATTCAAAGAACCAACCGTCCTGGATTATTTACCATTGCTTAACTAGTTTTATTCCAGTTATCATTTGTAATTGTAATTCTTCTTCTCGATCCATTCACGTTTTAGCACGCCGTGCTGAAATGGTCAAATTTCCAAACATTGTCAATCCATGGCTACATCCTTCCATGATTTAATGCACCCTAAAGCTTGCATCGTCAACTATAGTATGACTACAAGTCGATCTAACAATCCGTCTGGGTGATAAAATAATCTACACTATAATCTACAATGCAGCCCCGTACttatatttcaaaaatatgGCATATGTTAGTATAAGTTATAAACGTTACAAATGAATCAAACAAACTGCTTCGCCAACATAACAAATTCTATTTTTATCttctttatatttttactATAAAATTCATATTTGAAATCAAAGTCAAATCAGAGCAGGATCATGGCAAATTAAAGTGCTTAATATATGTAGTGTTACAATTTGTGGTAAAATTAACTTTTAAGTGACCTTTACACATacaaagcaatatgattttaattagttcAATTTGAACACGAAAaagatttgaataattttaacatgaacaacgaacgaacgataaaACAAACGAAGCATACAGCAATAAAAGGGGGAAAATTTGAGAATAGATCATAAATCTCTACCTAAATATTATCTCTAAATATTACACAACAAGGTGTTCTTGATTTGAGAAATTTACGATTTGTAAACAGTGTGTCTCCCATCACCACAATTAGAGAGCAAGtagtgaaaaaaacaaaaacaacattgtGTATGGTTGGTGAACCATACGGGGCAGCATCatgcaaaaaaagcaacataaaCAGACACATCCGGAATTATATCActccggcagcagcaaatcgATGTCGCCGCTCACATTGCCAACCACAAGCCCGAAACGCAGCCCCGAGTCCTGTCACATGTGCACACAACTATTTGCGCGTATAGCACATTGCAACGCAGAGGCAAATCAATCCAATAATTAAACACACCCTTTGTACTGCACTCGCATGCATTGCATTGCTGTCTGCacgcgcgagtgtgtgtgtgtgtgtgtacgatttGTGGATGCAATTGCATAACGCAATTGTTTATCCTGCCGCGATCCGCACCATTACTTGAATGGGAATTAGGGAGGGCAGAACGGGTTGGGCGCATAAAAGTTCAGTAGGTGAATGCCACCTACCAGGTGGCCGCATAACTGGCGCTTCCCCACACTTCCCTCTTTCCTTCGTag
Proteins encoded:
- the LOC120959677 gene encoding microfibril-associated glycoprotein 4-like — translated: MELRVGLCFLCVLLTPVLCDESCLRRSESFLSKLDAEIENMKKSIGEFSSFTKEVMWNAMQMEMRLRVMKMEMESFRQTAASGLTTVKATEPMITSTAASAASAASAAAQASAIAGPSPGTSSNAVSSTSSCSLQQLLQDQFRGNVLIEIKAAPPVTEPLPPTAEKLTKPDQISSCSEAPKTGIYSLKLLSNVSTEVLCDAEYDKGGWVVIQYRFNGSEDFFRNWTDYESGFGTLDGEFWLGNEKIYQLTAEKPREIAFLMEDFENNKAVARYATFKLGNKAEMYSLKSLGSFSGTAGDSLSRNVGSKFTTRDMDNDKSDSNCALLYFGGWWYDNCHLSNLNGKYTKGPTTQYAISMCWNSFKGFHYSLKSSRIMVRF